The genomic stretch TTCGGTCAGCTTCCTAAATCTTGGCGTTAGCTCGACGTGGACCGCTTCCTTGCGGAGCAACGCGTTGGTGTTCGTGTCTAGGAACCCTGCCAGCCTCTGCAGCTCCCCGATCTTTGCGCGCCGCGTACCCTTTTCCATCGCAACTAGGGTAGTGCGTGCCACACCGATTGCCTCTGCAGCCTCTGCCTGGGTTTTGCCCGCACTTTCACGCGCGATCCGAATTCTCTCACCTACTTCCACTAGTGAGAGCTGATTATTGGCCTCACTCATCGCTGTCAGGCCAACCACCGAGCGACGAACGATTTGGGTCCGAGATCTTTCATGAATGCCTTCCATTCAAGTTCATGCCGTTCAAGCAGGCCCAAGAGCTGGCCTTCCGCATCCGCATGCGACATGTCCAGTACTTCGGACAATTGCCACGCGTGACGGCTCATGCGTTTCCGATAGGCGGGTGAAGAGCCCAAATCAGCCAAATGATCAAGGTGCAGTGCGCCGGCGATGGCATACTGCTCCATTGCCCCCGTTATTTTGTTAAAATCCTTGGCAGCTCCCCGAGCAAACTTGGGGACTGACAAGTCCTCCCAGATGTAATTCTCTTTTGGCTCGTCAACACCGGCCGCATGAAAGCTGAGCCTGCGAAGCATACAGGCAGCGCAGATGCCGCAGTGGCGCCACTTGTGATCTACGGAGGAATTACGGTTTTGCTGCCAGCACGATCGCGTCTCGATCCACTCCTTCGGCTCGATGGGAAGAGCCGCGAACTCGCGAAGCGTCTCGCCCTTCGTTTTCCACAAGTGCGGAAGCCGATAGGCGACACTGTAGTCAAAAAGCGCAGCGAACAAACGCTCCATCTTAGTGAGAAAGCGTGGGTGGTTTCTGTAGTCCTCGTAGCCATGACTGGTTTGTACCAGCGAAGGCCCGAGCGCGCCCTGACCGCTTTCCGGCATGACGATGTCATGAGTTCCGAGCAGATAGGCTGCGATCGCGCTCAAAAGAGTAAATTTGAAGCCGCGGCTCCGAGCGGAGGACTCGTTGAAGCCGTCTGGTCCAGGTTTGACCCTGAAGGGAATGTTCAGGAATGGAAGCTTTCGAGCGTCGCGACAGGGGCGATCATCTTTTTTCGAGCCCACCCTGATACGGATCAACCGATCCGGGCGCCCTCCTGCCGAAAGCAAAGCGCTCACCGCCCGCGAATCCAAACCATCGCTGAACGGCGTCACTATGCGCGTGGCATCACCAAATTCCAGACGACTCTGCTGACCGACGTCTTCCTCGGGCGCCCGCTGGCGCTGGTAGAAAGAGAGGCTCCACTCATCGCCAGTTAGAAATTTCAAAACGGAAACGAGCGCCGCGATGACCTCGGGTTCTTGCCAGCGAGCCAAATCATGGACAGGGACAGCTAAATCGAACTTCCGCATCCAGCCCCATGCCGAGCGCTTGCACGTCTTGTCGCAATATTCAACTGCAGCGCTCAGGACCAAAGTGTCGAAGATACGAGTGTCCCAATTCTTCGTACGGTAGTCGTCCAAATCCTTCATGTTGAAAATGATGAATTTGCCAATCTCGACCGGTTGCCAACTTTCCTTGGCTTTCCCGCCGGCCTCAATAACGGCAACCTTGAGTGCGGGGCATTCCCCTTGAAGAACCTTCATAGGGAAACCCCATCGTCAAGACCGTTGCGCGCGGCGGGAGTTCTCGTGATGGCGACCGTGCTGTCACCGAAAAGCGAACGAGCGATACGGGCGAACGAGCCGTTCTCGTTCATTCTAGCGCTGACTTCGCCCATGCGATTGCGGATAGTGCGGCTTGCGCCTGGCCCGCGCTCGACGAGGTAGTGCTCCTCAGTAGTTCGCGCGTTCGCATGCAGACGCTCGCTCAAGGCCGTGACAATCCCGTCCTGGACCGCATCACGTCCTTGCAAGCCTTGCTGGACGGCCATTTGGGTGCACTCGATCGCGTTTGCGGCCAGTGGATGCACCGTCGGATCATCGCGCAGCTCCTGCAGCTGACGCTGCAATTCATCCGGCTGCCTGCTGAAAAGATCGCCACCGTCAACAATGTCAATCAGCTGCCTGATCACACCGCGCACTTCCATATTGGCGTCCTGAACTAGCGCGGATTCGGTCGCTTCGCAGACCTCGGAGATAGAAAATGCCGGCTTGTACGCCCATTCAGCGACACGCCGATATTTAGGACGCAGTGGCAGGCTTTTATGCGGACCGTCACTCACTAGAATCTCCCCAATGTCAGTGATGTTGATATTTTTTTCTGACATTGTCAATGTGCGGCGATGTGTATTAATCAGCGATGACCGCTAGAGGTGGATTTGTCACGATACCCGCGCCACACATCACGCGGGTAAGCCGGCAGTCTCTCTGGAAGCTCGCCATGACCGACCAGACGCCCGCAACGAAAAGCTTTCGGCGCCCTATACTGTGCCGCGGACGCAAGCAGACCGGCCTCACGCAGGGCGCGCTGGGCAGCAAAATCGATCTGCGCCTGCCGCGCCGCAAGGGCAGTGAAAGGACATCGAGGACCTTTCTGATGTCTCGGAGTGCGCACCTAAACAACATAGCGCTCCTCCCATCCTTTCGCGAATGCAGAGCGGCTCTTGCGACAGCCAGAAGACAAGCCGCCTCCATACGATCTGGACAATTCGGACGATCCGGACTATGTCTATGTCATTTAGAAATGGAGGCCGCCATGGTCGCAACAGTTCGAAAATCTGGAACAGGCGTGCACGTTAATGTGAGTAGCGCGGCCGTCGCCGACATTCTTGACGTGTTAGCACGGCACAATCCAGGAATCTCCCGATCGGCGCTAAAGGGCAAGAGCAAAATGGTAGCTGCGGTCACTGCGGCAGCCGTCCGGCTTTCGGAGGAGAACCAGCGTCAGATTCTGGTCCATGAAAAGGATCTTGCCCAGGCAATGGAAACAGTGGTCGCGGATCTCGCTGGTCGAGGCGACAGCAGACTGATTAAGCTCGACATTGAAAGGCCTGTTGAGGTCAGCCACGGCGCGGGACTCGGCAACGTAGTAGATCTTGAGGAAGGTCGGCGAAGGGTCGCGGAATATGTAACAGCGGTTCGCCTTGAAGACTGGGCCGGGCCGGTTGCAGGGCCGAGCGATATTGAGAAGGCCTTTGGAACAAGAAGATCCACACTCCATGATTGGCAGAAACGGGGAGCCGTCATCGGCTTGCTGAAAGGTGAACGAAAGCATGTCTTTCCCTTGGCACAGTTTGTGGACGGCCGGCCGGTCAAGGGGATGTCTGAAGTCACCAGCATCATCCGTAATTCTCGCGCGGCCTGGCAATGGCTTATTCAGCCGAAGCCCAGCATCGGGGGCGCTCCCCTCGACCTTCTCAAGGCTGGACGGGTGAACGAGGTTGTTGCGGCCGCCGAACGTGACTTCAGCTGATCGTGAAGCTTGATCCCAAGACAGTCGCGGACCTCGCTCTCGAATTTCAGCCGCGTTCATACCTACGCGTGATGCGCGCCGCGCATATGGCGACGCCGCTGGGGATGGGTTTTGGACACACACGCTTCTCAAGTCCGGATTGGACGTTTCAACTCGTCTACATCGCCCGCGACCTTGCAACGGCAATTGCCGAGACCATCGTCCGGGACAGGTTCGAGGGCAGGACGAAGCGTGTCCTTGATCAAAGCGAGATCGAAGAGTGGGCCGTAGCGGAGATTACGGCGACTTCTCCGCTTACGGTACTCGATCTGCGGACCACGGGCCTCCTCAGGTTGGGAGTCAGCACTGACGCCGCTCGAGCCAAGAAGCACCGGCAGGGGCGACAACTCAGCGCGGCGATTCATGGCGCCTTCGCGATTGACGGCCTGCTCTATGCATCCCGTCTCACGTCCGCCGAGTGTGTGGCCGTTTACGATAGAGCCATTGAGGGAAAGCTGGACGCGTCGCCAGCAATAAATCTCGTGCGGCACCCAGACCTGATAGCAGCTCTGCAGTCTATTGGCCTCTCCCTTCGGGGAGGTGCCTGACGATGGCCGGGAACGTTACGTCGGTGAATTTCTCGGGACGTTTCAAGAAGCTGAACGGAACCGTCGCACTGACCGCAACGCATGCGGACATTATCCGGTCACTGCTGACGGTGGGGTATCCGAGCCGAAGGGCGGCCGTGCGCGTCGTGGGTAGGTGGAGGGAACGAATGCTGGTCGCGATGGCGACTGGCTATCTCGACAATGCGCTAAACACGACGCTTTACTTCCGCAATCTCGAGCAGTCGGAGAAGGTCGGTGTTTCCTTCCTGCTCGGCGAGGCATTCACCCACTGGTACGCGCAGGACAGGATGAAGATTGAATATCTCGTCCATGTGGGTGGGCTGTCGAGTTGCTCGTGGACTTCACCGGCTACTCCGCTTGCCCCGAAGACGGGCGCGTCCCCGCCAGCCGCAAAGAGCCGTCCCGATTTCATCGGCATACGCCGCACCGAGAGTCATGTCTTCGAAAGCAAGGGCCGGATTCGGCGGCCGACGGCAAGTGCTGTGAGCAAGGCGCTCGTGCAAGTGTCCGCCCTTCATTCGGTCAATGGCAAGGCGCCAAAGACCCGGTGTGCAAGTTTCTTCATGCTCAGGAGCGCTGGTACCGAGGGGTTCGTGTCCGACCCTCCCGGTAATGGAGAAGGCAGCGCTGTCAACTTCGATGTGCTAGATGCGCTTGCCAAGGCATACTCCTTCTTCCTGGACGAACCTACGACGGATCTGCAGGCAGAAGTTGTTGACGGATATGTTGGTCGCGAAATTGAAGACGGTGTTTACTTCGGCCTTGACCAGAAAGTCTTTGCTGCCATCCTAGAACGCCCCGACAGTGAGCAAGAACGCAGCCGTCGGACAGCTGAGATCTTCGAAATTATAGCCGGCAGGTTGCAATCGTACGAGGGTCGGAAAGAGCGGAACGTTTCGCCTGGTCCGGACGGAACCATACTCATCGACCGTCGATCGCGCCCCCGCAGCAGACAGCGGATAAATGCAAAATAGCAATTGCAAGGCTGGGCCCGAGTCGCCCTAACTGCATGGAGAACGGTCGATGATGCCATCTTACCCTGTCGGAATTGGTTGTTACTCTCCTTGCCTTACAATTTGATAAACACGCTTTCTGGACAGTTCGATCTGTTCGACCTTGATTCCGGCTATAGGAAAACACCGCGACGCGTTGCTCCGGCTCGGCCTGCGCGGAAACAGCCTAATGTTGCACCGGAGGCTGAGGATGGTCTGATGTGACGAACTTCGGTTTCTGCGCGGGGACATCTATCGTTGGCCCGAAGCGGAGCCGCTCACGCGAGGGCTTTCAGCAGCTGATCGCTTCAAAGCAGCGTAGTTTGCAGGTGCTGACCTGCCAGTCGTTACAAATCATCTTTGCTTTAATTTGAACGGTGGGCCACTACTGCGGCATATTCTTGGTGCTCGCATATATGGGGGAAGAAGAGGGATGGCTGACGAGGATGTGGCGCCGCGGCGCCAATTCCAGATTGTCCGCAACGGCGATTCGACACCTGCCAACATAGATTGGTCCCAAGGAGTCGAGACAGTTCAAAAGGGCATCGCCGATGCCCTGAACGCGCGCAACGTTGCGTTCCTGTTGGGCGCTGGCTGCTCCTCGTTGCGTGTCGACGGAGAGGAGCGAGGCATCTCAACCATGCAGCCCCTCGCTGAGATATTTTGCAACACTACCACCCAAGCGTTGGCAGCCGCACAGCAGGCTGCGGAAGACGAGGATCTGTTGGGCGAAGGCAGCGCCGACGTGCCCCCTGTAGAGCCGCCTGACTGGCTTCTAACCAAAGAAGAAGTAGCCATTCTCCAAGAGGCGGGCGTCGAACTGGAAGATGAGTACGCTCGCAACCTTGAGCGCTTGATGGAGGTATTGCACAGTCTTCGTTTCGTCTCCCAACGCAGCGCGAAATCATCCCATTGGGCGCGAGCCAAGGAGCTGACGGAGGTAATCAACAAGGTCCAGGCATTCCTCTGGGAACGGTGCACTGACGGTGCTTTCGCGAAGGGAGATACAGCTGTCCGCGACCTCTATGAGAAGTTCTACCGAAAATTAGTGTTGCGCGACCGAAGCCTACCCCGGCCATGGGTGTTCACTACGAATTATGATCTGTTCAATGAAACGGCGATGGACCGCCTCGGCATTCCCTATGCCAACGGTTTCTCCGGCATCATAGAGCGCCGTTTCAATCCCTCCACATTTCGCTACGCCTTGGCTGAGCAGCTCGATCTTTCAAACCGCAAATGGTCGGCGGTCGATGCGTTTGTCTACCTGTGCAAGTTACACGGATCGATCAGCTGGACAGAAGACGATCACGGCCTGTTCCCAATCCGTGAGAAGTGGCCGGCCGACGGCAGCGCCAAGATGATGATCTTTCCCACGCCCGCAAAGCAGAACTCGAGTCTAGGGTCACCATATGCCGACCTTTTTCGCGAATTCCAGTCGCGCATCGTCCGCGAGCAAAGCGTGCTTGTGACTTCGGGCTACGGGTTCGGCGATGAGCACCTGAACAACATCATTTACCAGGCGCTGACAATACCGACCTTTCGGTTGATTATCTTTGCATCACCGGACGCACCCGGAGAGATTGCCAAACTGCGCGCCCTTGGTGATCCGCGGATCTGGATAATCGGTGGCGACGGTCCGGAGCCGGGTACAAGGGCACATTATTTCGACACGATGGTCGATCGGTTCATGCCTCAGCGGCCAAGCGAGCGTATCGACGACGCCGTTCGCAAGGTGATGAAGGAATTGGCTCCGGACAAGGGCGATACCGAATGAGTCACGACGATCGCAAACGGGCGGTAGGCAAGGTCACGTCAGTGGCAGCAGACAGGTTCGTGGTCGAGATGCACGCGGGAACCGACAACTTCACGGTCGTGGGCTTTGACGACGTGCACTACGTCGCACGTTTGGGCTCGTTCCTGATGATACCGACTCACGCCGAATATGTTGTCGCTGAGGTTGTGGGGCTGCGCGAACGTGATGTTGCTGCATCCTCGAGAGGCGACCTCGACAAAGCAGGATCGGCGAAATTCCTCGATGTCGTGCCCGTCGGCATGTTGCCTGCTTCGGGCGATGGAAAATTCCGGTTCGGTGTCTCGGTCTTCCCTTCGCTCTACGCGGACGCATTGTATGCCCTCGACAGCGAACTCGACCGGATATTTGAGACGAAAACCGAGGTTGAGGCCGGCATCGGACCTGACGGGCAAATCTGTGTGCCGGCGAAAGCCACCCGCTTTCGTGTTTTAAGCATCGGTCAGTCCGTGGTGTTCGAGGACTATGCGGTGAAGGTCCGCCTCGACGATTTCTTCGGTGGTCACGTCGCAGTGCTTGGCAACACGGGAAGCGGAAAGTCGTGCACAGTCGCTTCGATTCTTCAGGCGCTTTTTGAAAAACCGGACGAACATCATGCCCGGGGCGCCACGTTCGTGGTGTTCGACGTCAACGGCGAGTATCGGCAGGCGCTAGAACCACTGGCAAAGCCAGGCGGTATTGGGATCGACCGGGTCGTACTCGATGGCACAGCCACTGGCTTCCGCTTGCCCCATTGGTTCTTGGATCTTTCAGAGTGGGAACTGCTGCTCCAGGCCAGCGAACGCACGCAGGTACCCATACTGCGCATGGCGCTTGGCCTTTCAACGATGTTCTCAGAAGCTGGTGCCAACGATCTCGGCGGCGTGAAGAACCACATCCTTGCCAAATGTATCACGCAGATCGTGCGCGACGATTCCAGTAGTCCGTCCAAGCATGACCGGATAGTTGGCATCCTCCAGCGATTCAACACTGGTGAAATCAATCTGCAATCCATCCAACCTTTCATTGCAATTAGCTACGGTCAGCTGGCTGATGCCCAAGGTTTAGACGACTTTCTCGTCGGCGAGAATGCCTTTGTTATCGACGAGTTGAAGCTGCCGGATTACGAAAACATCCCTTTCGATTTCCGCTCACTAGGAGAGGCAATGGATCTCGCCATCCTTTACGAGGAGGCACACGGCAACCGCCAGATACGTGACTACTGCTCGCAGATGGTCACCCGCCTGAAATCGCTTGAGGAGCGTCGGGAGTATGAATTTCTGCGCCACTCACTGCCAGTCGGGGGGCAAGCCGGTGAAGGTCAGAGCGAATTCCTAGCCCGAATCCTCGGGCTGACCGCGAAGGGCAGTGGCCTGACTAAGACCAGTCAGGTCGTGATCGTCGATATGAACGCCGTATCGGATGACGTCGTCGAGCTTTTCTGCTCGGTTCTCGCACGCATGACGTTTAGGCTGCTGCGGCAAGCCGATCCGCGTAACCGTTTCCCAGTTCACTTGCTGCTTGAAGAGGCTCATCGCTATATTGCCTCCACACCCTCCCGTTATGCGTTGGACGCAGCGAAGGTTTTTGAGCGGATAGCCAAGGAGGGTCGCAAGTACGGTATGTTCCTCATGGTAGCATCACAGAGGCCAAGTGAGCTTTCAAAAACCGTGTTGTCTCAGTGCTCCAACTTTGTCGTTCACCGCATTCAGAACCCAGACGACCTGTCGCAAATCCGTCAGATGACTCCATTTATTTCCGACGCGGTTCTCAAACGGTTGCCATCCCTCCCCAAGCAGCACGCGTTGGTGTTCGGAACATCCGTGAATTTGCCGACGACGTTCCGCGTCAGGGACGCGTCTCCCCGGCCATCCAGCGACGACACCAAAATAGTTGATCTCTGGTTCCACGAGGAAGGTCGCCGAGCGAACATCCGACTCGCCCCGCTCGTACCCGATCCGGATGACGTATTCTCAGATCTAGTGTGACACTAGCCGAATACTGAGGAGCTCTATGTCTTTGGCCAGCCTTTCGTTTTCAAGAAGATCATTCCATCGAATGCGCCGAGTTTTGCCGCGGCTTCGGTAGCATAGCGCCTTCGAGACTCCACGGATCGGCCGGATGAGCGCTCCAGGATCCGGCCGCCCCAACTGTCCGATCCTTTTCGGTATATGGAAATGTTCAGCCCGTCGGTATTCAAATAGCTGTTGCCAGCGTGCGAGACGCGCCACTTGCGCAGGAGCCAATTGCGTCGGCGGTGAGCAGCACTGCGGAGCGCACGTTCGCGCATTCGCGGTGCCTCGTAGTCCTGCTCCATCTTCTCCGCACAGACACATCCCACGCCGAGCATTTCGGCATGGTCAGGATGAGTCATATAATGGACGTATCTGATCTCTTGGGTTTCGCACATTTCGCAGATCTCAGACGGTTCATCGAGATCCTCGACATTGACGCAGGTCCAGCCCTTATGCGGAATTCCCGATCGCGACCACTTCCCAGTCATCGATCCCCTCCCCCTCCGACAAACCTATTCCTCTATCTCGACGCCGACGTCCTGCTGGCT from Mesorhizobium sp. 113-3-3 encodes the following:
- a CDS encoding ATP-binding protein, whose protein sequence is MSHDDRKRAVGKVTSVAADRFVVEMHAGTDNFTVVGFDDVHYVARLGSFLMIPTHAEYVVAEVVGLRERDVAASSRGDLDKAGSAKFLDVVPVGMLPASGDGKFRFGVSVFPSLYADALYALDSELDRIFETKTEVEAGIGPDGQICVPAKATRFRVLSIGQSVVFEDYAVKVRLDDFFGGHVAVLGNTGSGKSCTVASILQALFEKPDEHHARGATFVVFDVNGEYRQALEPLAKPGGIGIDRVVLDGTATGFRLPHWFLDLSEWELLLQASERTQVPILRMALGLSTMFSEAGANDLGGVKNHILAKCITQIVRDDSSSPSKHDRIVGILQRFNTGEINLQSIQPFIAISYGQLADAQGLDDFLVGENAFVIDELKLPDYENIPFDFRSLGEAMDLAILYEEAHGNRQIRDYCSQMVTRLKSLEERREYEFLRHSLPVGGQAGEGQSEFLARILGLTAKGSGLTKTSQVVIVDMNAVSDDVVELFCSVLARMTFRLLRQADPRNRFPVHLLLEEAHRYIASTPSRYALDAAKVFERIAKEGRKYGMFLMVASQRPSELSKTVLSQCSNFVVHRIQNPDDLSQIRQMTPFISDAVLKRLPSLPKQHALVFGTSVNLPTTFRVRDASPRPSSDDTKIVDLWFHEEGRRANIRLAPLVPDPDDVFSDLV
- a CDS encoding antitoxin Xre/MbcA/ParS-like domain-containing protein translates to MVATVRKSGTGVHVNVSSAAVADILDVLARHNPGISRSALKGKSKMVAAVTAAAVRLSEENQRQILVHEKDLAQAMETVVADLAGRGDSRLIKLDIERPVEVSHGAGLGNVVDLEEGRRRVAEYVTAVRLEDWAGPVAGPSDIEKAFGTRRSTLHDWQKRGAVIGLLKGERKHVFPLAQFVDGRPVKGMSEVTSIIRNSRAAWQWLIQPKPSIGGAPLDLLKAGRVNEVVAAAERDFS
- a CDS encoding SIR2 family protein, with the protein product MADEDVAPRRQFQIVRNGDSTPANIDWSQGVETVQKGIADALNARNVAFLLGAGCSSLRVDGEERGISTMQPLAEIFCNTTTQALAAAQQAAEDEDLLGEGSADVPPVEPPDWLLTKEEVAILQEAGVELEDEYARNLERLMEVLHSLRFVSQRSAKSSHWARAKELTEVINKVQAFLWERCTDGAFAKGDTAVRDLYEKFYRKLVLRDRSLPRPWVFTTNYDLFNETAMDRLGIPYANGFSGIIERRFNPSTFRYALAEQLDLSNRKWSAVDAFVYLCKLHGSISWTEDDHGLFPIREKWPADGSAKMMIFPTPAKQNSSLGSPYADLFREFQSRIVREQSVLVTSGYGFGDEHLNNIIYQALTIPTFRLIIFASPDAPGEIAKLRALGDPRIWIIGGDGPEPGTRAHYFDTMVDRFMPQRPSERIDDAVRKVMKELAPDKGDTE
- a CDS encoding 7-cyano-7-deazaguanine synthase, giving the protein MKVLQGECPALKVAVIEAGGKAKESWQPVEIGKFIIFNMKDLDDYRTKNWDTRIFDTLVLSAAVEYCDKTCKRSAWGWMRKFDLAVPVHDLARWQEPEVIAALVSVLKFLTGDEWSLSFYQRQRAPEEDVGQQSRLEFGDATRIVTPFSDGLDSRAVSALLSAGGRPDRLIRIRVGSKKDDRPCRDARKLPFLNIPFRVKPGPDGFNESSARSRGFKFTLLSAIAAYLLGTHDIVMPESGQGALGPSLVQTSHGYEDYRNHPRFLTKMERLFAALFDYSVAYRLPHLWKTKGETLREFAALPIEPKEWIETRSCWQQNRNSSVDHKWRHCGICAACMLRRLSFHAAGVDEPKENYIWEDLSVPKFARGAAKDFNKITGAMEQYAIAGALHLDHLADLGSSPAYRKRMSRHAWQLSEVLDMSHADAEGQLLGLLERHELEWKAFMKDLGPKSFVARWLA
- a CDS encoding RES family NAD+ phosphorylase, giving the protein MKLDPKTVADLALEFQPRSYLRVMRAAHMATPLGMGFGHTRFSSPDWTFQLVYIARDLATAIAETIVRDRFEGRTKRVLDQSEIEEWAVAEITATSPLTVLDLRTTGLLRLGVSTDAARAKKHRQGRQLSAAIHGAFAIDGLLYASRLTSAECVAVYDRAIEGKLDASPAINLVRHPDLIAALQSIGLSLRGGA